In one Balaenoptera ricei isolate mBalRic1 chromosome 20, mBalRic1.hap2, whole genome shotgun sequence genomic region, the following are encoded:
- the PRR29 gene encoding proline-rich protein 29, whose translation MASGTGGSWGRPPAQTVAPTPWVTILQPLLWAIPPPSPQPSRVKEDLLELMMLQNAQTHQLLLSGQVAAALNQGPAWSGPQVYLEGQQEAAAYEEEEETEAQEEGPLVFHHHYLPCLMPALGPLLPWPAPLLSPPLPQPHLQPLARVQHHPPTSGKRGARAVPPPPPPSAAGTVGVDVPPASGRDQPQVGPLPEVSQSPLYPTETLKQSDLCFRAQSDGGGLAEEILKLSPWGPHA comes from the exons ATGGCCTCAGGGACTGGAGGGAGCTGGGGTCGTCCCCCCGCACAGACTGTAGCCCCGACG ccctggGTGACCATTCTGCAGCCCCTCCTGTGGGCCATCCCACCTCCGTCCCCACAGCCGAGCCGCGTGAAGGAAG ACCTGCTGGAACTGATGATGCTGCAGAACGCGCAGACGCACCAGCTGCTTCTGAGTGGCCAGGTGGCAGCGGCGCTCAACCAGGGGCCTGCCTGGTCCGGCCCGCAG GTCTACCTGGAGGGTCAACAGGAGGCGGCGGCgtatgaagaggaggaggagacggaAGCCCAGGAGGAGGGGCCTTTGGTGTTCCACCACCACTACCTGCCCTGCCTGATGCCTGCTCTGGGCCCCCTGCTCCCCTGGCCggcccctctcctttcccctcccctaccGCAGCCCCACTTGCAGCCCTTGGCCAGGGTTCAGCACCACCCTCCTACCTCTGGGAAAAGGGGGGC GAGAGCagtgcccccgcccccaccccccagcgcCGCAGGGACTGTGGGTGTGGATGTACCCCCAGCTTCAGGTAGGGACCAG CCCCAAGTAGGCCCTCTCCCCGAGGTCAGTCAGTCCCCTCTCTACCCCACGGAGACCTTGAAGCAGTCTGATCTCTGCTTCAGG GCCCAGAGTGATGGGGGAGGCCTGGCTGAGGAGATCCTGAAGCTGAGCCCTTGGGGCCCCCATGCTTAG